From a single Couchioplanes caeruleus genomic region:
- a CDS encoding NUDIX hydrolase, with protein MSLFDDAAGVLSGWSATSEAADLARKRTLELLGAGPVAMTRAHRPGHVTASTLIVDENRRVLLCLHGRLGMWMQVGGHCEPGDPTLAAAALREATEESGIDDLRLDPDPIDMDVHAVRCAPADGEPAGPSWHYDVRFLAVCPAGTVERISEESADLAWFTAGALPTPLASGVEQQLAPAFARLR; from the coding sequence ATGAGCCTCTTCGACGACGCCGCCGGTGTCCTGAGCGGATGGTCGGCCACGTCCGAGGCGGCCGACCTGGCCCGCAAGCGCACGCTGGAGCTGCTCGGCGCGGGCCCGGTGGCGATGACCCGCGCGCACCGGCCGGGCCACGTCACGGCCAGCACGCTGATCGTGGACGAGAACCGCCGCGTGCTGCTCTGCCTGCACGGCCGCCTCGGCATGTGGATGCAGGTCGGCGGCCACTGTGAGCCGGGCGACCCCACGCTCGCGGCGGCCGCGCTGCGCGAGGCGACGGAGGAGTCCGGGATCGACGACCTGCGCCTCGACCCGGACCCGATCGACATGGACGTGCACGCGGTCCGCTGCGCCCCGGCCGACGGGGAGCCGGCCGGTCCGTCCTGGCACTACGACGTCCGCTTCCTCGCGGTCTGCCCGGCGGGCACGGTGGAGCGGATCAGCGAGGAGTCGGCGGACCTGGCCTGGTTCACCGCCGGCGCCCTGCCGACGCCGCTCGCGAGCGGCGTGGAGCAGCAACTGGCGCCGGCGTTCGCCCGGCTTCGATAG
- a CDS encoding mannose-1-phosphate guanylyltransferase — protein MSENPGGLYAVIPAGGSGTRLWPLSRAGHPKFLHPLTGTDDSLLQATVQRLLPLADPSQVYVVTGVAHAAAVSRQLAAVPEENILVEPSPRDSCAAIALAAAVIARREPEAVMGSFAADHLIADGERFIGVIEQAMAGARQGLLMTLGITPTRPETGYGYVQCGGPVGEGAVLAVEEFKEKPSYEVAESYVKSGNYLWNAGMFVWRVDVFLAELARQQPQLHAGISRIAQAWESASREEVLGEVWQTLPRISVDYAVMEGAAAVGRVGTVPGDFGWNDVGDFHTLGEVLAADAAGNVIVGHHEVEKPGVILRETENLVVVPNSGRLVAALGVRDLIVVDTPDAVLVCPRDRAQEVKSIVDELRDKGEISYI, from the coding sequence ATGAGTGAGAATCCGGGTGGGCTCTACGCCGTCATCCCCGCAGGTGGCAGTGGTACTCGTCTCTGGCCGCTGTCTCGCGCCGGTCACCCGAAGTTCCTGCACCCGCTGACCGGCACGGACGACTCGCTGCTGCAGGCCACCGTCCAGCGGCTGCTGCCACTGGCCGACCCGTCCCAGGTGTACGTGGTGACCGGGGTGGCGCACGCGGCCGCCGTGTCCCGTCAGCTCGCCGCCGTACCGGAGGAGAACATCCTCGTCGAGCCGTCGCCGCGCGATTCGTGCGCGGCCATCGCCCTGGCCGCGGCCGTGATCGCCCGCCGGGAGCCGGAGGCGGTCATGGGGTCGTTCGCGGCGGACCACCTCATCGCCGACGGCGAGCGGTTCATCGGGGTCATCGAGCAGGCCATGGCGGGTGCCCGGCAGGGCCTGCTCATGACGCTCGGCATCACCCCGACGCGCCCGGAGACCGGGTACGGCTACGTGCAGTGCGGCGGCCCGGTCGGCGAGGGCGCGGTGCTCGCGGTCGAGGAGTTCAAGGAGAAGCCCTCGTACGAGGTGGCCGAGAGCTACGTGAAGTCCGGCAACTACCTGTGGAACGCCGGCATGTTCGTGTGGCGGGTCGACGTGTTCCTCGCCGAGCTCGCCCGCCAGCAGCCGCAACTGCACGCCGGCATCTCGCGGATCGCGCAGGCGTGGGAGTCGGCGTCCCGTGAGGAGGTGCTCGGTGAGGTCTGGCAGACCCTGCCCCGGATCTCCGTGGACTACGCGGTGATGGAGGGCGCGGCGGCGGTCGGCCGGGTCGGCACGGTCCCGGGCGACTTCGGCTGGAACGACGTCGGTGACTTCCACACCCTCGGCGAGGTCCTCGCGGCCGACGCGGCCGGCAACGTGATCGTCGGCCACCACGAGGTCGAGAAGCCGGGCGTGATCCTGCGCGAGACGGAGAACCTGGTCGTGGTCCCGAACTCGGGCCGGCTCGTCGCGGCGCTGGGCGTCCGCGACCTGATCGTGGTCGACACGCCCGACGCGGTGCTGGTCTGCCCGCGCGACCGCGCCCAGGAGGTCAAGTCCATCGTGGACGAACTCCGCGACAAGGGCGAGATCAGCTACATCTAG
- a CDS encoding glycosyltransferase family 4 protein, with the protein MTAGRPPRVLVDATSVPADRGGVGRYVDGLLGALAAIGGDRIDLAVVAQRSDAERYSRMLAGAEVIAGPAAVQHRPARLAWEQTGLPLLAQQVGAQVLHSPFYTCPLRAGCPVTVTVHDATFFTEPEHYDNTKRTFFRSAIKTSLRRAARVIVPSKATRDELIRLLDADPTHIDVAYHGVDHTAFHAPSDEEKARVRARLGLGDTGYVAFLGAKEPRKNVPNLIRGWSRAVADWPHPPALVIAGGQGHDDDIDRAVAEVPSHLRLLRPGYLRYADLPGFLGGALVACYPSFGEGFGLPILEAMACATPVLTTPRLSLPEVGGDAVAYTTEEPDRIAQDLADLLHDEPRRLTLAKAGFDRAKEFTWASSAEVHVATWNRVAG; encoded by the coding sequence GTGACCGCCGGTCGTCCGCCCCGAGTCCTCGTCGACGCCACGAGCGTCCCCGCCGACCGAGGCGGTGTCGGGAGATACGTCGACGGGCTGCTCGGCGCCCTCGCCGCGATCGGCGGCGACCGCATCGACCTGGCCGTCGTGGCCCAGCGTTCCGATGCGGAGCGTTACTCCCGGATGCTCGCCGGCGCGGAGGTCATCGCGGGTCCCGCCGCGGTCCAGCACCGCCCGGCCCGCCTCGCCTGGGAGCAGACCGGCCTGCCGCTGCTCGCCCAGCAGGTCGGCGCGCAGGTGCTGCACTCGCCGTTCTACACCTGCCCGCTGCGGGCGGGATGTCCGGTCACGGTCACCGTGCACGACGCGACGTTCTTCACCGAGCCGGAGCACTACGACAACACCAAGCGGACCTTCTTCCGCAGCGCCATCAAGACGTCGCTGCGCCGGGCCGCCCGGGTCATCGTGCCCAGCAAGGCCACCCGCGACGAGCTGATCCGGCTGCTGGACGCCGACCCGACGCACATCGACGTCGCGTACCACGGGGTCGACCACACCGCCTTCCACGCGCCCAGCGACGAGGAGAAGGCCCGCGTCCGGGCCCGGCTCGGCCTCGGCGACACCGGCTACGTCGCTTTCCTGGGCGCCAAGGAGCCCCGCAAGAACGTGCCCAACCTGATCCGTGGCTGGTCCCGGGCGGTCGCCGACTGGCCGCACCCGCCGGCGCTGGTCATCGCGGGCGGGCAGGGCCACGACGACGACATCGACCGGGCCGTCGCCGAGGTGCCCTCGCACCTGCGCCTGCTGCGCCCCGGCTACCTGCGGTACGCGGACCTGCCCGGCTTCCTCGGCGGCGCGCTGGTGGCCTGCTACCCGTCGTTCGGCGAGGGCTTCGGGCTGCCGATCCTCGAGGCGATGGCCTGCGCCACGCCGGTGCTCACCACGCCGCGGCTCTCCCTGCCCGAGGTCGGCGGGGACGCGGTCGCGTACACGACCGAGGAGCCGGACCGCATCGCCCAGGACCTCGCCGACCTGCTGCACGACGAGCCGCGCCGGCTCACGCTGGCCAAGGCGGGCTTCGACCGGGCCAAGGAGTTCACCTGGGCGTCCAGCGCCGAGGTGCACGTCGCGACCTGGAACCGCGTGGCAGGCTGA
- a CDS encoding TIGR03089 family protein: MTETIPAALAAAVRRDPTTPLLTWYDDASGDRTELSGATMDNWVAKTANLLVDGAGLGSGDTAAVLLPPHWQTAAVLLGAWAAGLEVCTGPAPQPADILFAWPGTVQAADAWKTGDRYVTGLLPLAMPLRPLPPGFADYTVEVRGYGDRFVAYQPVTGEDVALDGTDHGTISGTAAARAQELGIGPAARVLVDAGTHPDPVDWLLAPLYAGASIVLCANLDRTTLEKRAAAENVTLTLA; the protein is encoded by the coding sequence ATGACTGAGACGATTCCGGCGGCCCTCGCGGCTGCCGTCCGCCGTGACCCCACCACGCCGCTGCTGACCTGGTACGACGACGCCTCGGGCGACCGTACCGAGCTGTCCGGCGCGACGATGGACAACTGGGTCGCCAAGACGGCCAACCTGCTGGTGGACGGCGCCGGCCTGGGTTCCGGCGACACGGCGGCGGTGCTGCTGCCACCGCACTGGCAGACGGCCGCGGTCCTGTTGGGCGCCTGGGCCGCGGGGCTCGAGGTGTGTACGGGTCCGGCTCCGCAGCCGGCCGACATCCTCTTCGCCTGGCCCGGGACGGTGCAGGCGGCGGACGCCTGGAAGACAGGGGACCGCTACGTGACAGGCCTCCTGCCGCTCGCCATGCCGCTGCGGCCGCTCCCGCCGGGCTTCGCGGACTACACCGTCGAGGTACGCGGCTACGGCGACCGCTTCGTGGCGTACCAGCCGGTCACCGGCGAGGACGTCGCCCTCGACGGCACGGACCACGGCACGATCTCGGGTACGGCGGCGGCGCGCGCGCAGGAACTCGGCATCGGGCCGGCCGCGCGCGTGCTCGTGGACGCCGGAACCCACCCGGACCCGGTCGACTGGCTCCTCGCCCCCCTGTACGCCGGGGCGAGCATCGTGCTCTGCGCCAACCTGGACCGGACGACGCTGGAGAAGCGCGCCGCGGCGGAGAACGTGACGCTGACCCTCGCCTGA
- a CDS encoding acetoacetate--CoA ligase produces the protein MTTGTVLWTPPADVLETSRMGRFLTWLRAERGVDVRDYAGLWEWSVTDMTGFWQAIWDYFEVVAHAAPTAVLGDTAMPGATWFPGATLNYAEHVLRMPGLGDEDPVVIAYSQTREPVTLTARQLRDRVRRVAAGLRRLGVTTGDRVAAYAPNIPETYVLMLATASLGAVFSSCAPEFGVRSVIDRWTQIEPKVLVAVDGYRYGDKAIDRSAEVAAIREALPSVERVITIPYLGSEGDWDTLDGDDPLTFAAVPFAHPLYVLYSSGTTGLPKPIVHGHGGILLEHVKMLALHHDLGPGDRFFWFTTTGWMMWNFLASGPAVGAAIVLFDGNPGHPDLGALWRLAADAQVTFFGTSAPFILACRKAGVQPPPNVIRGVGSTGAPLPPEGFRWVYEALGEKPQLQSLSGGTDVCTGFVGGAPLLPVVEGVISCRALGARVEAYDPQGKPLIGQLGELVITAPMPSMPVGFWNDPDGRRYFEAYFDVFPGVWRHGDWITVGEDGTCVITGRSDATLNRGGVRLGTAEFYSVVEAIPEIADSVVVHLDEADELLLFVVLAEGLELDDALRGRIRAELRAALSPRHVPDEIHQVRAVPRTLSAKKLEVPVKRILTGTPADQAAAKGALANPESLTAFEEYAQRR, from the coding sequence ATGACGACGGGCACAGTGCTGTGGACGCCGCCGGCGGACGTCCTGGAGACCTCCAGGATGGGCCGGTTCCTGACCTGGCTGCGCGCCGAGCGCGGCGTCGACGTGCGCGACTACGCCGGGCTGTGGGAGTGGTCCGTCACCGACATGACCGGGTTCTGGCAGGCGATCTGGGACTACTTCGAGGTGGTCGCCCACGCCGCGCCGACCGCGGTCCTCGGCGACACGGCGATGCCGGGGGCCACGTGGTTCCCCGGGGCGACGCTGAACTACGCCGAGCACGTTCTGCGGATGCCCGGCCTCGGCGACGAGGACCCGGTCGTCATCGCGTACTCCCAGACCCGGGAGCCGGTCACGCTCACCGCCCGGCAGCTGCGCGACCGGGTCCGGCGGGTCGCCGCCGGGCTGCGCCGGCTCGGCGTCACCACCGGGGACCGGGTCGCGGCGTATGCGCCGAACATCCCGGAGACGTACGTCCTCATGCTGGCGACGGCGAGCCTCGGCGCCGTCTTCTCGTCGTGCGCGCCGGAGTTCGGCGTGCGCAGCGTCATCGACCGCTGGACCCAGATCGAGCCGAAGGTGCTGGTCGCGGTCGACGGCTACCGCTACGGCGACAAGGCGATCGACCGCAGCGCCGAGGTGGCGGCCATCCGCGAGGCGCTGCCCAGCGTCGAACGCGTCATCACGATCCCGTACCTGGGCAGCGAGGGCGACTGGGACACGCTCGACGGCGACGACCCGCTGACGTTCGCCGCGGTGCCGTTCGCCCACCCGCTCTACGTGCTCTACTCCTCCGGCACCACGGGCCTGCCCAAGCCGATCGTGCACGGCCACGGCGGCATCCTGCTCGAGCACGTCAAGATGCTCGCGCTGCACCACGACCTCGGCCCCGGCGACCGGTTCTTCTGGTTCACCACGACCGGCTGGATGATGTGGAACTTCCTGGCCTCGGGCCCGGCGGTCGGCGCGGCGATCGTGCTGTTCGACGGCAACCCCGGGCACCCCGACCTGGGCGCGCTCTGGCGGCTCGCCGCCGACGCGCAGGTCACCTTCTTCGGTACGTCCGCACCGTTCATCCTGGCGTGCCGCAAGGCCGGGGTGCAGCCGCCACCGAACGTGATCCGCGGCGTGGGCTCGACGGGCGCGCCGCTGCCCCCCGAGGGCTTCCGCTGGGTCTACGAGGCGCTGGGGGAGAAGCCGCAGCTCCAGTCGCTGTCCGGCGGCACCGACGTGTGCACCGGCTTCGTCGGCGGCGCGCCGCTGCTGCCGGTGGTCGAGGGCGTCATCTCGTGCCGGGCGCTGGGCGCGCGGGTGGAGGCGTACGACCCGCAGGGCAAACCGCTCATCGGGCAGCTCGGCGAGCTGGTCATCACCGCGCCGATGCCGAGCATGCCGGTGGGCTTCTGGAACGACCCGGACGGCCGCCGCTACTTCGAGGCCTACTTCGACGTCTTCCCCGGCGTGTGGCGGCACGGCGACTGGATCACGGTCGGCGAGGACGGCACCTGCGTGATCACCGGCCGTTCCGACGCCACCCTGAACCGCGGCGGCGTGCGGCTCGGCACCGCCGAGTTCTACTCGGTGGTCGAGGCGATCCCGGAGATCGCCGACTCGGTCGTCGTCCACCTCGACGAGGCGGACGAGCTGCTGCTGTTCGTGGTGCTCGCCGAGGGCCTCGAGCTCGACGACGCGCTGCGCGGCCGCATCCGGGCCGAGCTGCGTGCCGCGCTGTCGCCGCGGCACGTCCCCGACGAGATCCATCAGGTACGGGCGGTCCCGCGCACCCTGTCGGCGAAGAAGCTCGAGGTCCCGGTGAAGCGCATCCTCACCGGCACACCGGCCGACCAGGCGGCGGCGAAGGGTGCGCTGGCCAACCCGGAGTCGCTGACGGCCTTCGAGGAGTACGCCCAGCGTCGCTGA
- a CDS encoding acyl-CoA thioesterase, with translation MTDHPSGRPTSHSRVTLSRIMSAVDVNLYGTVHGGVLMKFVDDVAGAAAARHSGGTAVTAAIDEIVFVEPVRVGDLVHAYAQVNWTGSTSMEVGVRLTAERWDTAGGDPITVATAYLVFVGVDVSGHPRAVPPVLPETPDDQRRFREAIIRREHRLARRKAIQMARAGHAE, from the coding sequence ATGACTGACCACCCGTCGGGACGGCCGACCTCGCACTCGCGTGTCACGTTGAGCCGGATCATGAGCGCGGTCGACGTCAACCTGTACGGCACCGTGCACGGCGGCGTGCTGATGAAGTTCGTCGACGACGTGGCCGGCGCGGCGGCCGCCCGGCACAGCGGCGGGACCGCGGTGACCGCCGCGATCGACGAGATCGTGTTCGTGGAGCCGGTGCGGGTGGGCGACCTCGTGCACGCGTACGCGCAGGTCAACTGGACCGGCAGCACCTCGATGGAGGTGGGCGTACGGCTGACCGCGGAGCGGTGGGACACCGCCGGCGGCGATCCGATCACGGTGGCCACCGCCTACCTGGTGTTCGTCGGGGTGGACGTCTCCGGGCATCCGCGCGCGGTCCCGCCGGTGCTGCCGGAGACGCCCGACGACCAGCGGCGCTTCCGCGAGGCGATCATCCGCCGCGAGCACCGCCTGGCCCGCAGGAAGGCGATCCAGATGGCCCGGGCGGGCCACGCTGAATGA
- a CDS encoding sulfite exporter TauE/SafE family protein: MLAPLAIFAAGFWAGMINVVVGSGTLVTFPTLVLFGYPPLVANVSNNIGLVGGGITGTWGYRRELTGQAGRLRQLLPASCLGGLTGALLLLVLPASAFRAVVPVLIALGLLMVVAGPALQRRAAARRARPVTTPVPYAESPATPTPSRARNTALIIGTFLLGIYGGYFGAAQGVLIIGLMSVLTAESLQSITGLKNVLTTAVNALAAVTFMLVAWHSVDWAAVALIAAGATLGGVAGARFGRRLPPALMRALIVLIGLVAIARLLFFP; the protein is encoded by the coding sequence GTGCTCGCACCGCTCGCGATCTTCGCCGCCGGTTTCTGGGCCGGCATGATCAACGTGGTGGTGGGCTCGGGCACCCTGGTCACGTTCCCGACGCTCGTGCTGTTCGGCTACCCGCCGCTGGTCGCCAACGTCTCCAACAACATCGGCCTGGTGGGCGGCGGCATCACCGGCACCTGGGGCTACCGCCGCGAACTCACCGGCCAGGCCGGCCGCCTCCGACAGCTCCTGCCCGCGTCGTGCCTGGGCGGGCTCACCGGGGCGCTGCTCCTGCTCGTGCTGCCGGCGTCGGCGTTCCGGGCCGTCGTGCCCGTGCTCATCGCGCTCGGCCTGCTCATGGTGGTGGCCGGCCCGGCCCTGCAACGCCGGGCGGCCGCCCGCCGCGCCCGGCCCGTCACGACACCCGTTCCGTACGCCGAGAGCCCGGCGACCCCCACCCCGTCCCGCGCCCGGAACACCGCGCTGATCATCGGCACGTTCCTGCTCGGCATCTACGGCGGCTACTTCGGCGCTGCCCAGGGCGTCCTGATCATCGGCCTGATGAGCGTCCTGACCGCGGAATCGCTGCAGTCCATCACGGGCCTGAAGAACGTGCTGACCACGGCCGTCAACGCGCTGGCCGCCGTCACGTTCATGCTGGTCGCCTGGCATTCGGTCGACTGGGCGGCGGTCGCCCTGATCGCGGCGGGGGCGACGCTGGGCGGAGTTGCGGGGGCACGCTTCGGGCGGCGGCTGCCACCCGCCCTGATGCGTGCGCTGATCGTCCTGATCGGGCTGGTCGCGATCGCCCGCCTGCTCTTCTTCCCCTGA
- a CDS encoding Uma2 family endonuclease, giving the protein MSAEAVGRYMPAVITLDDLAAMISADTHGRRYETSPEGVLSVVPPPDSEHAVIATRLMAWLITAGVPVDQLMQVAGVRIPGPDGDGGRIPDLSVWAKPQERAVWLSVTDLLLAVEIVSRGSEAIDQVAKVEEYARAGIPQYWTVARDAALTVTLYRLGPGGAYEKEAQMPLAWLLQTAPRDHLPTV; this is encoded by the coding sequence ATGAGCGCAGAGGCCGTGGGGCGATACATGCCGGCCGTCATCACGCTCGACGACCTGGCAGCCATGATCTCCGCCGATACGCATGGCCGTCGATATGAGACGAGTCCTGAGGGAGTTCTTTCCGTCGTGCCGCCCCCTGACAGCGAGCACGCCGTCATCGCCACTCGTCTCATGGCCTGGCTCATCACGGCGGGCGTGCCTGTGGATCAGCTGATGCAGGTGGCCGGGGTCCGCATCCCCGGGCCCGACGGCGATGGCGGCCGGATCCCGGACCTCTCCGTGTGGGCGAAGCCCCAGGAGCGCGCGGTGTGGCTCTCCGTCACCGACCTGCTGTTGGCCGTCGAGATCGTGTCGCGGGGGTCGGAGGCGATCGATCAGGTCGCCAAGGTGGAGGAGTATGCAAGGGCCGGCATCCCGCAGTACTGGACGGTCGCCCGCGACGCCGCGCTCACCGTGACCCTCTATCGGCTGGGGCCGGGCGGAGCCTATGAGAAGGAAGCGCAGATGCCGCTCGCGTGGCTGCTGCAGACGGCTCCCCGGGACCACCTGCCGACGGTCTGA
- a CDS encoding YbaB/EbfC family nucleoid-associated protein yields the protein MTSSFPGGEDLLDPDGARAYLADWKSRIDRKAADTQAMSDRLGELRVTAEDGNGIAEVTIDSSGVLIDLRLTERIQRLAPDVVSRAVLGALREARRKAAERSRQIITETMGEDSVAARTIADRLDAQVRDGE from the coding sequence ATGACCAGCAGCTTCCCCGGCGGCGAGGACCTGCTGGACCCCGATGGCGCACGGGCGTACCTCGCGGACTGGAAGAGCCGGATCGACCGCAAGGCCGCCGATACCCAGGCCATGAGCGACCGCCTCGGCGAGCTGCGGGTCACCGCGGAGGACGGCAACGGCATCGCCGAGGTGACGATCGACTCCAGCGGGGTCCTCATCGACCTGCGACTCACCGAGCGCATCCAGCGCCTGGCGCCGGACGTCGTCTCACGGGCCGTGCTCGGTGCGCTGCGGGAGGCCCGGCGCAAGGCCGCCGAGCGGTCACGGCAGATCATCACGGAGACGATGGGCGAGGACTCGGTGGCAGCCCGTACGATCGCCGACCGGCTCGACGCCCAGGTGCGCGACGGGGAGTGA
- a CDS encoding WXG100 family type VII secretion target, translating into MTGESLVAPVTSTRTAWTGLSLADSFRGLHQAVDGGTWVDQALAGGAFATEAAATALDPFSALLSNGLGWAMEYFDPLREMLDKLAGIPDRVASHATTWTNMAAELQSMATDLESALTSDLPDWQGPAAETYQNLMANNVDALDGLGVLAATMAAATQAAGNLVTFTRDIVRDLIADLVARVIVWAAESLLVVTIPVVAAQIASAVVKWAGRILSYTSALITSLQNLTTLLEG; encoded by the coding sequence ATGACCGGCGAGTCGCTGGTCGCCCCGGTCACCTCGACGCGTACGGCGTGGACCGGCCTCTCCCTGGCGGACAGCTTCCGGGGCCTGCACCAGGCGGTCGACGGCGGCACCTGGGTCGACCAGGCACTGGCCGGCGGCGCCTTCGCCACCGAGGCCGCGGCGACCGCCCTGGACCCGTTCAGCGCCCTGCTCTCCAACGGCCTCGGCTGGGCGATGGAGTATTTCGACCCGCTCCGCGAGATGCTCGACAAGCTGGCCGGCATCCCGGACCGCGTCGCCTCCCACGCCACCACCTGGACGAACATGGCCGCCGAACTCCAGTCGATGGCCACCGACCTCGAGTCGGCCCTCACCTCGGACCTGCCCGACTGGCAGGGACCGGCCGCGGAGACGTACCAGAACCTGATGGCCAACAACGTCGACGCCCTGGACGGCCTCGGCGTGCTGGCCGCGACGATGGCCGCGGCCACCCAGGCGGCCGGCAACCTGGTCACCTTCACCCGCGACATCGTCCGCGACCTGATCGCGGACCTGGTCGCCCGCGTGATCGTGTGGGCGGCGGAGTCGCTCCTGGTCGTGACGATCCCGGTGGTGGCCGCCCAGATCGCCTCGGCGGTGGTGAAGTGGGCGGGCCGCATCCTGAGCTACACGAGCGCGCTGATCACCAGCCTCCAGAACCTGACAACCCTCCTCGAAGGCTGA
- a CDS encoding SitI3 family protein — translation MALDYRLTLAGTTPVDQVAERAYPDPDERPTGTPPLLSADLLERLGFSTTVRAGRNGYVDVLSDDGSWEWEPEEYVNLGFRMDKFADPQWNISNMLTVVRRVLTSGSEDAAFVFNGDVLLLTRLGGELVKHRRDGWWSSYAGADDIIPG, via the coding sequence ATGGCGCTCGATTACCGGCTGACTCTGGCCGGCACCACTCCCGTGGACCAGGTTGCCGAACGGGCCTATCCGGATCCGGATGAGCGCCCGACGGGAACGCCTCCTCTGCTGTCCGCCGATCTGCTGGAGCGCCTCGGATTCAGCACAACGGTCCGTGCAGGGCGCAACGGATACGTCGATGTCCTCTCCGACGACGGCTCGTGGGAGTGGGAGCCCGAGGAGTACGTCAATCTCGGATTCCGCATGGACAAGTTCGCCGACCCGCAGTGGAACATCTCGAACATGCTGACGGTCGTACGTCGCGTGCTGACGAGCGGCTCGGAAGACGCGGCCTTCGTCTTCAACGGTGATGTGCTGCTCTTGACCAGGCTCGGCGGCGAGCTGGTCAAGCATCGCCGTGATGGCTGGTGGAGCAGCTACGCCGGCGCCGACGACATCATTCCGGGGTGA
- a CDS encoding acyl-CoA dehydrogenase family protein, whose product MSEFDVYQLPEDHETIRAAVREVCDARVAPNAAEADESGEFPKASYEALRSSDFHAPHIPVEYGGAGADALATAIVIEEVARACASSSLIPAVNKLGTMPLILAGSESLKERYLPPVARGEAMFSYCLSEPEAGSDAASMTTRAVRDGDYWILNGVKRWITNAGVSEYYTVFAVTDPAARSRGISAFVVEKSDEGVSFGAPEKKLGIKGSPTREVYFDNVRIPADRIIGDEGTGFATAMKTLDHTRVTIAAQAVGIAQGALDFALGYAKERKQFGKPIADFQGLQFMLADMGMKLEAARQMTYVAAGKSERGDADLTYFGAAAKCFASDAAMEITTDAVQILGGYGYTRDYPVERMMRDAKITQIYEGTNQVQRIVMARQLLKG is encoded by the coding sequence ATGTCTGAGTTCGACGTCTACCAGCTGCCGGAGGACCACGAGACCATCCGGGCGGCCGTCCGCGAGGTCTGCGACGCCCGCGTGGCCCCGAACGCGGCGGAGGCCGACGAGAGCGGCGAGTTCCCCAAGGCGTCGTACGAGGCCCTGCGCTCCTCGGACTTCCACGCCCCGCACATCCCGGTCGAGTACGGCGGCGCCGGCGCGGACGCCCTGGCCACGGCGATCGTCATCGAAGAGGTGGCCCGCGCCTGCGCCAGCTCCTCGCTCATCCCGGCGGTGAACAAGCTCGGCACGATGCCCCTGATCCTTGCGGGCTCCGAGTCTCTGAAGGAGCGCTACCTCCCGCCCGTGGCCCGCGGCGAGGCGATGTTCTCGTACTGTCTGTCGGAGCCCGAAGCGGGCAGCGACGCCGCCTCCATGACCACCCGCGCCGTCCGCGACGGCGACTACTGGATCCTCAACGGCGTCAAGCGCTGGATCACCAACGCGGGCGTCTCGGAGTACTACACGGTCTTCGCGGTGACGGACCCCGCCGCCCGCTCCCGCGGCATCTCCGCCTTCGTCGTGGAGAAGTCCGACGAGGGCGTCAGCTTCGGCGCGCCGGAGAAGAAGCTCGGCATCAAGGGCAGCCCCACCCGAGAGGTCTACTTCGACAACGTCCGCATCCCGGCGGACCGCATCATCGGCGACGAGGGCACCGGCTTCGCGACCGCGATGAAGACCCTCGACCACACCCGCGTCACCATCGCGGCCCAGGCCGTCGGCATCGCGCAGGGCGCGCTCGACTTCGCCCTCGGGTACGCGAAGGAACGCAAGCAGTTCGGCAAGCCCATCGCCGACTTCCAGGGCCTGCAGTTCATGCTCGCCGACATGGGCATGAAGCTCGAGGCGGCCCGCCAGATGACGTACGTGGCGGCCGGCAAGAGCGAACGGGGCGACGCGGACCTCACGTACTTCGGGGCGGCGGCCAAGTGCTTCGCCTCGGACGCGGCCATGGAGATCACGACGGACGCGGTGCAGATCCTGGGCGGGTACGGCTACACCCGCGACTACCCCGTGGAGCGCATGATGCGCGACGCGAAAATCACCCAGATCTACGAAGGCACCAACCAGGTCCAGCGCATCGTGATGGCGCGCCAGCTGCTCAAGGGCTGA